The following is a genomic window from Streptomyces lincolnensis.
GGGGGCACAGAGCTAAGGGCCAGTTCAGAGGCTTGATCCTCTCGAACTGGCCCTTTCGCGTGTTCACGGTCGTGGCCGGCGCCGCGGACACAACCGCCTGCGGCCCCGCCATGGCCGAGGGACCTCGCGCGGGCGTTGGGTGCGTCACTTCATGGGATCGCCTGTCGGCGTGAGTCAGTTCGTCACGCGGAAGGTGGCGTCGCTGCGGGCCGTCGTGGTGGTGATCGGGTCGAGGCGGAGTTCGTAGGCGTAGTGGCGGATGTACCGGTCGGGGTGGCTGTACGACTGGAAGGACGACCATGTCGGATCGGCGAGGCCGGCGACCTGGCGGAAGGTGGCGTCCGCGGCGAACCGGGCGGTGCCGTCGTTGTAGGCCAGCTGGAAGTCGTAGTCGGAGTGCCGCAGGAAGTGGCCGGGGAAGTTCACCGACTCGAAGGAGACGGTGCCCGAGCCCGCCAGGCCGGGCCTCGGCCGGAACTGGGCGTCCGGGCCCGTGACGTTCTGGTCGATGCGCACGTCGAAGTCGGCGTGCCGGACGTACCGGTCCTGGAAGTTGAACGACTGGAGCCGCTTGGCCGGGGTGTTGGGCCAGCGTGCGAGTACGCGGCTCTCCTCGGCTGCCGTGAGGGTGAGGATCGCGCCGTGGCGCTTCTTCGTGCCGCCCAGGTTGTAGCTTCCCGATGCCGGGAGGCGGTAGGTGCCGGGGGCGGAGGGGTTGGTCGTCGTGACCGGCATGTAGCCGCGTCCGGAGGCGTACTGGTCGAGGTACAGGGTCCACTCGTCGCGGTCCCTGAACTTCATCCACATCGGGCCTTCGACCTGGGAGCCGGTCAGGCCGATGCCGGAGAGGTTGCCGAGGTCGGTCCACGTACCGAGGATCGAGTTGCTGCCTTCGAGCGTGATCTGGCCGTCGCCGGAGGCCCGTACGTAACGGAAGTCACCGACGCCGGACGGCACTTCGACAATCTGGGTGTCGATGATGTTCTGGGTGCCGGGGCGGTCGATGTAGAGCTGCGGGGTGGTAATGGTGCGGAAGTCGGTGGTGCGGGCGTAGTAGATGCGGTGCTTGAGCACGCCGTTGAGGGTGGCGTTGGTCGCCCAGTACAGGACGTAGTCGTTGGTGGCGGGGTTCCAGATCGCTTCCGGCGCCCAGGCGTTGCGGCCGTCGGGGATCGCGCCGGCGACGTTGAGCAGCCACGGCTGCGACCAGGTGACCAGGTCCGTGGACTCCCACACCACGAGGTTGCGGCTTCCGTTGTTCATGGAGTCGTCCCATGACTGCCCGCAGCCGATGCACAGGTCGGTCGCGATGATCCAGTACTTGTCACCGCCGGGGGCTCTGACCAGTGCGGGGTCGCGCACTCCACGAGTTCCCACCGTGGAACGCAGGGTCATCCCGCCGCCGTTGAGGTCACTCCAGTTCAGGCCGTCCGTGCTGTGCGAGAAGTAGATCTGCTGACCGGTCGACCCCTCCCCGATGAAGTGCGTCATCAGGTAGCCCGGGTCGGCGGCGGCGGCCCGGTCTGGTGTGGTCAGGGCCTGGCCTGTGAAGAGGAGGCAGGCGGCGAGTGCTGTCGCCGACAGCCTGGAGAGGAGCGCGCGCATGTGCATTTCTCCTGTCTTTGCTTTCTCTGGCTTTCCGGTGCCCCCGTGGTGCTGCGCTGAGGGCCTCGACTCACTTGCCGCTGTCGCGGCTCTCGGCGGTGCCCGTCAGGTCTTCCGGCGTGCCGTCATGGTTCGCTGGATCAGGATGAAGGCGCACAGCAGCACACCCGTGGCGATCTTCGTCCACCAGGAGCTGAGCGTCCCCTCGAACGTGATGACGCTCTTGATCAGGCCGAGCACCAGCACCCCGAAGAGCGTGCCCAGCACGTACCCGGAACCGCCGGTCAGCAGGGTGCCGCCGATGACCACGGCGGCGATGGCGTCGAGTTCCATGCCGACGGCGTGCAGCGGGTCGCCCGACTGGATGTACAGCATGAACAGCAGACCGGCCAGGGCCGAGCAGAAGCCGCTCACCGTGTACACGGCGATCTTCGTGCCGCCCAGCGGAAGGCCCATGAGCAGGGCCGACTGCTCGTTGCCGCCGATGGCGTACACACGGCGTCCGAAGCGGGTGTAGTGGAGCACGTAGGCGGCGACGGCGAGGACGACCAGGGCCACGACGGCGCCGATCGACAGGTCCCCCACGCCCAGTGACACCCGCGTCTGGGCCAGGGTGCCCACCGAGGCGTCGTTGATGGAGATGGACTCCTTGCTGATGACCAGGCACAGTCCGCGGAAGAGGAAGAGCCCGGCGAGGGTGACGATGAAGGGCTGGATCTCGAAGTTGTGGATCACATAGCCCATCAGGAAGCCGCCGAACGCGCCGACGGCCAGTGCGAGGGGGACGACCAGGAGCAGCGGCAGTCCCTGACGTTCCACCATCCACGCCGTGAACATGGTGGTGAAGCCGATCACCGAGCCCACGGACAGGTCGATGCCGCCCGACATGATGACGAAGGTGGCACCGATGGCGGCGACCAGCAGATAGCCGTTGTCGATGAACAGGTTGAGGAACACCTGGGGTTCACCGAACCCGTAGTTCTGGTACCGGCTGAGGCCACCGACGTACATGGCGATGAACAGGGCGGCCGTGACCAGGACGGGCAGACGCCGGTCGCCGAGCAGGCGCGTGGCACGGGCACGGGAGGCGGTGCTGCCGCGCGGAGCCGCCTTGGGGGTCTGGGCGGTCGCGCTCATCGCGACACCTCCATCTTCGGGGCGGCGTCGGCCGCCGGAGCGGGCTCCACCGGGGTGGCGTCCCGGCGCGGGCCCTTGGGGCCCTTCGCGCCGAAGACCTTGGCCCGGAACTTCGGGGACTGGAGCAGGCAGACGACGATGACGACGGCGGCCTTGAAGACCAGGTTGGTCTGGGTCGGTACGCCGATGGTGTAGATCGTGGTGGTCAGGGTCTGGATGACGAGGGCGCCGACCACCGTGCCGCCGATGGAGAACCGGCCGCCGAGCAGCGAGGTGCCGCCGATCACCACGGCGAGGATCGCGTCGAGTTCGATCCACAGACCGGCGTTGTTGCCGTCCGCTGCCGAGGTGTTGGAGCTGATCATCAGGCCCGCGATGCCCGCGCACAGCGCGCAGAACATGTAGACCATGATCTTGATGCGGGTGGACCTGATGCCGACCAGGCGGCTGGCCTCGGCGTTGCCGCCGACCGACTCGACCAGCAGGCCGAGCGCCGTGCGGCGGGTCAGCGCCACGGTGACGGCCACCACCGCGGCCACCACGAAGACGGAGAAGGGCAGGGTCAGCCAGTAGCCGCCGCCGATCAGCTTGTACGGCTCGCTGTTGACGGTGATGATCTGGCCGTCGGTGATCAGCTGGGCGACACCTCGGCCGGCGACCATGATGATGAGGGTCGCGATGATGGGCTGGATTCCCATCCTGGCCACCAGGAAGCCGTTCCACAGACCGCAGACGACCGCGGCCACCAGCCCGATGCCCATCGCCAGGAACACCGCGGACAAGGTGTTCTGGTCGGTCTGGTCGCTGATGTACGAGCAGGTCAGGGCGCCGGTGATGGCGACCACGGCACCGACGGAGAGATCGATGCCGCCGGTGGCGATGACCAGGGTCATGCCGACCGCGACCAGGATCAGCGGTGAGCCGAACAGCACGATGGAGACGAGGCTGCCGTAGAGGTGGCCGTCCGTCATGTTGATCGAGAAGAAGTCGGGCGTGAAGGGGACGTTGACGAGCAGCAGGGCGATCAGGACCGCGACCGGCCAGAACAGGTGGTGATGGGTCAGCGCTCGCCAGCGGGAGGTGGTGGTCACTGGTGTTCTCCGCTCGCGATGGTCTCAAGGATCTTGCTGGTGGTGATCTCCGGCCCGTTGGTCAGCCGCGCCACCAGCCGGCGGTCTCGCAGCACTCCGATGGTGTGGCTGAGCCGGAGCACCTCCTCCAGTTCGGCCGCGATGTACAGCACCGACATGCCGTCCTCGGAGAGGGACACCACCAGTTTCTGGATCTCCGTCTTGGCGCCGATGTCGATGCCGCGCGTCGGCTCGTCAAGGATCAGCAGCTTCGGCTGGGTGATCAGCCAGCGGGCGAGCAGTACCTTCTGCTGGTTGCCGCCGCTGAGCCGGCCCACGCGGGCCTCCGGGTCGGCGGGGCGGATGTCCAGCGCCTTGATGTACTTGGCGACGAGTTCGTCGCGCTGGGAGGCCGGGATGGGCCGGGTCCAGCCGCGGGCCGCCTGGAGAGCGAGGACGATGTTCTCGCGCACCGTCAGGTCGGGGACCAGGCCCTCGCTCTTGCGGTTCTCCGAGCAGAACGCCACGCCGGCCGCGATGGCGTCGTTCGGGGCACTCATCGAGACCTGCTTGCCGCCGATGGTCACCTTGCCGCTGTCGGGCTGGTCGGCTCCGAACAGCAGCCGCGCGAGCTCGGTGCGGCCCGATCCCAGCAGACCGGCGAGGCCGAGCACCTCACCCTTCTTGATCTCCAGGTCGAAGGGGGCGATGCCCCCGGTGCGGCCGAGCCCTTCGGCCTTGACCAGCGTCTCGCCGACGCCGGAGTGCAACTGGTGCTCGTGCAGTTCCTCGAGCTGGTCGAGGGCCTTGCCGATCATCAGCTCGATCAGCCCGACCTGGTCGAGGTCGCGGACCAGGTGCTCGCCGACCAGGGTGCCGTTGCGCAGGATGGTCATCCGGTCGCAGACCTCGTAGATCTGGTCGAGGAAGTGCGACACGAACAGGATCGCGACGCCCTCGTCCCTCAACTGCCGCATGAGGCGGAAGAGTTCGAGGACCTCGTCGCGGTCGAGGCTGGAGGTCGGCTCGTCGAGGACCAGCACCTTGGTGCCGGACCCCGCGGCGTCACGGCCCCCGGTGCCCACCGACCGTACGATCGCGACCAGTTGCTGCACGGCCAGCGGGTACGAGGACAGCGGCGCGGCGACGTCGATGTCGAGTCCGAGCCGGTCGACCAGCTCCGCCGCCTCCTCGCGCATCCGCTTCCACTGGATGCGGCCGGCGCGGGTGGGTTCGCGTCCGATGAAGATGTTCTCCGCCACCGACAGGTTGGGGCAGAGGTTGACCTCCTGGTAGACCGTGCTGATGCCGGCCTGCTGCGCCTGGAGCGGGCTGCCGAACCGTACCGACTCGCCGTCCAGGGTGACTGTGCCGCCGTCCAGGGAGTAGACGCCCGTCAGCACCTTGATGAGAGTGGACTTCCCCGCACCGTTCTCGCCCATCAAGGCGTGGATCTCGCCGGGGAAGAGCCGGAAGTCGACGCCCGACAGAGCCCGTACCCCCGGAAACTCTTTGACTATGCCCGTCATCTCCAGGACGGGTTGCGGCTCTGCCATGGCAGCGCTCCTCGTGAATGGTCCAGGTCCGCAGGGAGCCTCCCGGCCGAGGGATGTCGGCCGGCCGGAGGCTCCCTGCCGGTGGGGACGGTCGGTCAGTACTTGCGGGTGGGGAGCGCGTCCTTGGCCTGGTCCTGCATGAAGTCGCCCTCCTTGGTCTTGATCCAGCGCTCGACCGTCTCGCCGTCCTTGACCTTCTTCACGACCTCCATCAGCTGCGGGCCGAGCAGCGGGTTGCATTCGACGATGGCGTTGATCTTGCCTTCGGACATGGCGACGAAGCCGTCCTTCACGCCGTCGATGGAGACGATGAGGATGTCCTTGCCGGGCTTCTTGCCGGCCGCCTCGATGGACTGGATGGCGCCGATGGCCATGTCGTCGTTGTGCGCGAAGAGCACGTTGATGTCCGGGTTGGACTGGAGGAAGGCCGCCATGACCTGCTTGCCTCCGGCCCGGGTGAAGTCACCGGTCTGGCTGACGACGACCTTCCAGTCGTCCGCGTGGTCCGCGTCCATGACCTCCTTGAAGCCCTTGGCGCGCTCGATCGCGGGGGCGGCGCCGGTGGTGCCCTCCAGCTGGGCGATCTTCACGGCGCCCTTGTGGCCCGCCTTCTCCAGGACCTTCTCCAGGATCTTGGCGGCGCGCCGGCCCTCGTCCGTGAAGTCGGAGCCCACCAGGGTCACGTACAGGGAGTCGTCGGAGGTCTCGACGGAGCGGTCGGTGAGGACCACCGGGATCTTCGCGGCCTTGGCCTCCTTGAGCACCGCGTCCCAACCCGTGACGACCACCGGCGAGAAGGCGATGACGTCGACCTTCTGCGCGATGTAGTTGCGGATCGCGGAGATCTGGTTCTCCTGCTTCTGCTGGGCGTCGGAGAACTTGAGGGTGTACCCCGCCTCCTTCGCGGCCGACTTCACCGAGTCGCTGTTGGCGGTGCGCCAGCCGCTCTCCGAGCCGACCTGGGAGAAGCCGAGGGTGATCGCCTTGCTGCCGCTGCCGGCGGCGACAGAGCTGCCGTCCTCCTTGGCGCAGGCCGCGAGTCCGGTCGCAGCCGCCACGCCGACCGCCGCGGTGAGGAAGTTCCTTCTGCTGAGCATGCTTGATCTCCTTCGTTGAGCCGGCCCGGGGATGGGACTCGGTTGCTGCGGCTTCTGACGTTCCGTCGGAATCCGTGGA
Proteins encoded in this region:
- a CDS encoding glycoside hydrolase family 43 protein, which produces MRALLSRLSATALAACLLFTGQALTTPDRAAAADPGYLMTHFIGEGSTGQQIYFSHSTDGLNWSDLNGGGMTLRSTVGTRGVRDPALVRAPGGDKYWIIATDLCIGCGQSWDDSMNNGSRNLVVWESTDLVTWSQPWLLNVAGAIPDGRNAWAPEAIWNPATNDYVLYWATNATLNGVLKHRIYYARTTDFRTITTPQLYIDRPGTQNIIDTQIVEVPSGVGDFRYVRASGDGQITLEGSNSILGTWTDLGNLSGIGLTGSQVEGPMWMKFRDRDEWTLYLDQYASGRGYMPVTTTNPSAPGTYRLPASGSYNLGGTKKRHGAILTLTAAEESRVLARWPNTPAKRLQSFNFQDRYVRHADFDVRIDQNVTGPDAQFRPRPGLAGSGTVSFESVNFPGHFLRHSDYDFQLAYNDGTARFAADATFRQVAGLADPTWSSFQSYSHPDRYIRHYAYELRLDPITTTTARSDATFRVTN
- the yjfF gene encoding galactofuranose ABC transporter, permease protein YjfF, encoding MSATAQTPKAAPRGSTASRARATRLLGDRRLPVLVTAALFIAMYVGGLSRYQNYGFGEPQVFLNLFIDNGYLLVAAIGATFVIMSGGIDLSVGSVIGFTTMFTAWMVERQGLPLLLVVPLALAVGAFGGFLMGYVIHNFEIQPFIVTLAGLFLFRGLCLVISKESISINDASVGTLAQTRVSLGVGDLSIGAVVALVVLAVAAYVLHYTRFGRRVYAIGGNEQSALLMGLPLGGTKIAVYTVSGFCSALAGLLFMLYIQSGDPLHAVGMELDAIAAVVIGGTLLTGGSGYVLGTLFGVLVLGLIKSVITFEGTLSSWWTKIATGVLLCAFILIQRTMTARRKT
- a CDS encoding ABC transporter permease codes for the protein MTTTSRWRALTHHHLFWPVAVLIALLLVNVPFTPDFFSINMTDGHLYGSLVSIVLFGSPLILVAVGMTLVIATGGIDLSVGAVVAITGALTCSYISDQTDQNTLSAVFLAMGIGLVAAVVCGLWNGFLVARMGIQPIIATLIIMVAGRGVAQLITDGQIITVNSEPYKLIGGGYWLTLPFSVFVVAAVVAVTVALTRRTALGLLVESVGGNAEASRLVGIRSTRIKIMVYMFCALCAGIAGLMISSNTSAADGNNAGLWIELDAILAVVIGGTSLLGGRFSIGGTVVGALVIQTLTTTIYTIGVPTQTNLVFKAAVVIVVCLLQSPKFRAKVFGAKGPKGPRRDATPVEPAPAADAAPKMEVSR
- a CDS encoding sugar ABC transporter ATP-binding protein; translation: MAEPQPVLEMTGIVKEFPGVRALSGVDFRLFPGEIHALMGENGAGKSTLIKVLTGVYSLDGGTVTLDGESVRFGSPLQAQQAGISTVYQEVNLCPNLSVAENIFIGREPTRAGRIQWKRMREEAAELVDRLGLDIDVAAPLSSYPLAVQQLVAIVRSVGTGGRDAAGSGTKVLVLDEPTSSLDRDEVLELFRLMRQLRDEGVAILFVSHFLDQIYEVCDRMTILRNGTLVGEHLVRDLDQVGLIELMIGKALDQLEELHEHQLHSGVGETLVKAEGLGRTGGIAPFDLEIKKGEVLGLAGLLGSGRTELARLLFGADQPDSGKVTIGGKQVSMSAPNDAIAAGVAFCSENRKSEGLVPDLTVRENIVLALQAARGWTRPIPASQRDELVAKYIKALDIRPADPEARVGRLSGGNQQKVLLARWLITQPKLLILDEPTRGIDIGAKTEIQKLVVSLSEDGMSVLYIAAELEEVLRLSHTIGVLRDRRLVARLTNGPEITTSKILETIASGEHQ
- a CDS encoding ABC transporter substrate-binding protein, which produces MLSRRNFLTAAVGVAAATGLAACAKEDGSSVAAGSGSKAITLGFSQVGSESGWRTANSDSVKSAAKEAGYTLKFSDAQQKQENQISAIRNYIAQKVDVIAFSPVVVTGWDAVLKEAKAAKIPVVLTDRSVETSDDSLYVTLVGSDFTDEGRRAAKILEKVLEKAGHKGAVKIAQLEGTTGAAPAIERAKGFKEVMDADHADDWKVVVSQTGDFTRAGGKQVMAAFLQSNPDINVLFAHNDDMAIGAIQSIEAAGKKPGKDILIVSIDGVKDGFVAMSEGKINAIVECNPLLGPQLMEVVKKVKDGETVERWIKTKEGDFMQDQAKDALPTRKY